The Ochotona princeps isolate mOchPri1 chromosome 1, mOchPri1.hap1, whole genome shotgun sequence genome has a segment encoding these proteins:
- the LOC101519588 gene encoding ret finger protein-like 4B, producing the protein MSEDRGIECPTCKAVSQRAPLREVQLEQISLCLKQHWGLIKTELLISDEMRSMWEDVRLDPGTAHSLLLLSSDLKSVRYGTMCHNTEPDACRVTQLVSVLGSPSFSRGCHYWEVEVGEGHEWALGVCRDSVDRQCKGDVSCEQGFWIISKQAGEIRAHSLQPRILRASPGLHRVGIFVNVELEVVKFFDAANNSYLYMYKSVPSCEPLRPFFSPGPPREGATAVPLRICQ; encoded by the coding sequence ATGAGTGAGGACAGGGGGATAGAGTGCCCCACGTGTAAGGCAGTCAGCCAGAGGGCTCCATTACGTGAAGTGCAGCTGGAACAGATCAGCCTTTGCTTGAAGCAGCACTGGGGTCTAATAAAGACAGAACTGCTTATCTCGGATGAGATGCGGAGCATGTGGGAGGATGTGCGCCTAGACCCAGGCACAGCCCactcgctgctgctgctctccagtGATCTGAAGAGTGTGCGGTATGGCACAATGTGCCACAACACGGAGCCAGATGCCTGCAGAGTCACTCAGCTGGTCAGCGTGCTGGGCAGCCCCTCCTTCTCCAGGGGCTGCCATTACTGGGAGGTGGAAGTAGGAGAAGGCCATGAGTGGGCGCTGGGCGTGTGCCGGGACTCTGTGGATAGACAGTGCAAGGGTGATGTATCTTGTGAGCAAGGCTTCTGGATCATCAGCAAGCAGGCGGGAGAGATCCGTGCCCACTCCCTCCAGCCACGTATCCTGCGTGCCAGCCCTGGCCTGCACCGCGTGGGAATCTTCGTGAATGTGGAATTGGAAGTGGTCAAGTTTTTCGACGCTGCCAATAATTCCTACCTCTACATGTACAAATCTGTGCCCTCTTGTGAGCCTCTGCGTCCCTTCTTCTCTCCAGGACCCCCCAGGGAAGGGGCCACGGCTGTCCCTTTGCGCATCTGCCAATGA